From the Daucus carota subsp. sativus chromosome 8, DH1 v3.0, whole genome shotgun sequence genome, one window contains:
- the LOC108200058 gene encoding uncharacterized protein LOC108200058 codes for MGTTARVVGSVISNFDIPILSSSLFSTATHSFSTISLPKTPPLPSTSNKLKHTSCSSKTSSSMASPLQVNAVTGYEETSSSGVIGANDLLIVGPGILGRLVANQWRKEHEKCEITGQTVTADHHEELLNLGIVPCLKGTKLPRKYPFVIFCAPPYQTSDYPGDVREAASYWNGEGSFLFTSSSAPYDRYDNGYCNEDSPVVPIGRSPRTDVLLKAEKEVIAAGGCVLRLAGLYKEDRGAHVYWLEKGTVDARPDHVLNFIHYEDAASLSIAILKKKLRSQIFLGCDNHPLSRQGVMDIIEKSGKFSKKFGGFTGTNDPLGKKLDNSKTRKEIGWEPKYQSYAHFLGVYE; via the exons ATGGGCACCACAGCTAGGGTGGTTGGATCAGTTATCTCGAATTTCGACATTCCTATTTTGTCATCCTCCCTCTTCTCAACCGCCACTCACTCTTTTTCCACTATTTCCCTTCCCAAAACACCACCACTACCTAGTACTTCTAACAAACTCAAACACACTTCTTGTTCCTCAAAAACATCTTCGTCAATGGCTTCTCCTCTTCAAGTCAACGCTGTCACTG GTTATGAAGAAACCTCGTCTTCCGGAGTGATTGGGGCGAATGATTTGCTCATTGTGGGACCTGGGATTCTTGGACGTTTGGTTGCTAATCAGTGGCGCAAG GAACATGAGAAATGTGAAATCACGGGGCAAACGGTTACGGCTGATCATCACGAAGAGTTGCTGAATTTGGGGATTGTTCCATGTTTAAAGGGAACGAAACTGCCTCGGAAGTACCCCTTTGTGATATTCTGTGCTCCGCCATATCAAACGTCTGACTACCCCGGTGATGTCAG GGAAGCAGCCTCTTACTGGAATGGTGAAGGTTCCTTTCTGTTTACCTCAAGCTCTGCACCATATGACCGCTATGACAATGGATATTGTAATGAG GATAGTCCAGTAGTGCCAATTGGCAGGAGCCCTCGGACAGATGTCCTTCTAAAAGCAGAGAAAGAAGTGATAGCAGCAGGTGGTTGTGTGCTTAGATTGGCTGGACTC TACAAAGAAGACAGAGGAGCACATGTATATTGGTTGGAGAAAGGGACTGTTGATGCTCGGCCAGACCACGTTCTCAATTTTATACACTATGAG GATGCGGCTTCCCTTTCTATTGCAATCTTGAAGAAGAAATTGCGTAGTCAGATCTTTTTGGGATGTGATAACCATCCTCTATCAAG GCAGGGAGTGATGGACATCATAGAGAAAAGTGGAAAGTTCAGCAAGAAATTTGGGGGATTCACAG GGACTAATGATCCTTTGGGTAAGAAGTTAGACAACTCCAAAACCCGGAAAGAAATAGGATGGGAGCCAAAGTACCAAAGTTATGCTCACTTCCTTGGAGTTTATGAGTAA